In Mycobacterium kubicae, the following proteins share a genomic window:
- a CDS encoding helix-turn-helix domain-containing protein has protein sequence MKVAKAKGRLRGKQPKLKPAQEAHLVELWRAGQHTSAELAELFSVARSTVYRAVQRTGAPKPARAHRG, from the coding sequence ATGAAGGTCGCCAAGGCCAAAGGTCGGCTGCGCGGCAAGCAACCCAAGCTCAAACCCGCTCAGGAGGCGCACCTTGTAGAGCTGTGGCGCGCCGGACAACACACCAGCGCCGAGCTCGCTGAGCTGTTCTCCGTCGCTCGCTCCACTGTCTACCGGGCCGTGCAGAGGACCGGCGCGCCGAAACCGGCGCGGGCTCATCGAGGTTGA
- a CDS encoding recombinase family protein, with protein MWASLTDARNIVEELTTAGVKLNIGGSHCTTRPTRSGGFCSNVLAMIAEFESDLIRMRTRKA; from the coding sequence GTGTGGGCGTCCCTGACCGATGCCCGCAACATCGTCGAGGAACTCACCACCGCCGGAGTCAAGCTGAACATCGGCGGCTCACACTGCACGACCCGACCGACCCGGTCGGGCGGCTTTTGTTCAAACGTCCTCGCAATGATCGCCGAGTTTGAATCGGACTTGATCAGGATGCGGACGAGGAAGGCATGA